From Alteromonas sp. BL110:
TATAGATGGTAGTAGCAATAAAGTGGCGCTCGTACGTAATCATGAGCTACACCCCAAACATTTAAGTGCTCAGCCTAAGTCTATTCAAGCGCATACCAGCGACTTAGCTTATGACAGTTACGCTAACGGCATTGCATTACCTGGCGGTACCACAAACATGGTGTACAACCTTAGCACTCAAAAGGTTGAAAAAGAGTTTGTTAGCCTAGCTGGCACCGTAAGAAATTGCTCTGGCGGCATTACGCCATGGGGCACATGGTTAACGTGTGAAGAATCGGTAGACCGTCCTCACGGCCCCAACGGCGATGTAGTAAACAAAGATCACGGCTATATATTTGAAGTGCCCGCAAATGCTACTTCATTAATAGAAGCTAAGCCATTAAAGGCAATGGGGCGTTTTAACCACGAAGCTGCGTGTGTCGATCCCAAAACCGGTATTGTTTATCTAACTGAAGACAGAGGCGATAGTTTGCTTTATCGCTTTGTACCCAAAGAGTACGGTAATTTGACTGCTGGCGGTCAATTAGAAGCTTTGGTGGTAAAAGAGAAGCCTCAGTTCGATACACGTAACTGGAATGGCAATGCTATGCCTGTGGCAACGTGGTTCAACGTTGAGTGGGTCGCGTTAGAAAACCCAGAAAGCCCTAATGATGATTTACGAGTACAAGGGTATGATAAAGGTGCTGCGCTTTTCGCACGCGGTGAAGGCATACACTGGGGTGAAAATGAGCTATATTTTTGCTGTACTAATGGCGGGCAAAAGCAGCTAGGTCAGGTGATGAAGCTTGTTCCCTCTATAGATGGTAAAAAAGACAAACTTCAGCTGTTTTTAGAAAGTGAAGACATGAACCTGTATAACTTTGGCGATAATCTTACGGTATGTCCAAACGGGCATTTGTTAGTGTGTGAAGACCAATACACGGACATTGTGGATAACCATTTGCGCGGTGTTACGCCAAGCGGAGAAGTTTACAACTTTGCTAAACTACATGCGCAAACTGAACTTGCAGGTGCGTGTTTCTC
This genomic window contains:
- a CDS encoding alkaline phosphatase PhoX; the encoded protein is MITRRQFLVGSLAFGGLATSAFGKKMNLASMPISEGYGALVADPQKLLDLPKGFSYKVISSLGNAMSDGMHVPDRADGMGCLPIDGSSNKVALVRNHELHPKHLSAQPKSIQAHTSDLAYDSYANGIALPGGTTNMVYNLSTQKVEKEFVSLAGTVRNCSGGITPWGTWLTCEESVDRPHGPNGDVVNKDHGYIFEVPANATSLIEAKPLKAMGRFNHEAACVDPKTGIVYLTEDRGDSLLYRFVPKEYGNLTAGGQLEALVVKEKPQFDTRNWNGNAMPVATWFNVEWVALENPESPNDDLRVQGYDKGAALFARGEGIHWGENELYFCCTNGGQKQLGQVMKLVPSIDGKKDKLQLFLESEDMNLYNFGDNLTVCPNGHLLVCEDQYTDIVDNHLRGVTPSGEVYNFAKLHAQTELAGACFSPDGNTLFVNIYSPAKTLAITGPWLNT